One Sulfitobacter mediterraneus genomic window, CTCGCCCGGCACATGGGGTGTGCCGTCCTCTACCCTCACAAAGGCAAAATTTTCGATGCTCAGGCGCATTTCAAACCCATCGGCATCGACCTGCGCCGGTGGAATCAGGGTCAGGGTCGGGGCAGGGGAGGTGCTGACGCCCGCTCCGCTGTGATCCATCGTGGTGCTGCCGGCGTGGATCACCCGTGTTGAGACCTGCTGCCCGTTTGCAAAGGACAGGGTGAGGGGGATAAAGCCGCCTTGGGCAAAGTCATCGCCGCCGCCGCGCAGCATCAGATGGGCGCCGTCCATGGCCAGCGATGCCTTGCCGCCGCCCGGCACGACCAGCGCCGCGCCATCATGGCCGGGGTTCATCACCATCAACATCTGTGCCTGAGGCGAGGAAGCGCCCAAAAATGTGCTGGCCGCACCGTCATTGACCATGTCGAGTGTGACCATGAACATGTCATTGCGCCCCTTAACCGGCACGGCTTTGGCGTTCTCGATCGTGATGGAAGGGCGGCTGGCGCTCATGCCCCAAAAAAGGGCAAGGGCACAGGCCCCGAGGATGACAATAGCGGCAATACGTCTGATCAAATCACTTGCTCCCTGACGGATAGTCGGTTGTATCTAAGCACATGAAACGCCGCCCGTTACCCCCCTTTTTTGCCGCCGCGCTGATCGCGCTTTGGCCCGCGCCGCTTTGGGCGCATGCGTCAGAGCAGGGGTTTGTGCTGTTGCTGCCGACCGGTGCCTATACCGTCGCAGGCACATTGGCGGTGGTGTTTTCGCTGGTTCTGGTGACGGTGCTGTCGCCCCAAGTGCTGGCGGTTTTGTTTCGGGCGCGGCGGCTCAGTTTTTCGCTGAATTGGCCTGCGGGGCAGATGGCAATCTCCATCCTTGGCACCGTGGTTTTTCTGGCTTTGGTCTACATCGGTCTACAAGGGCCGACCGATCCGCAGAACAATCTGCTGCCGCTGACACTTTGGACGGTGTGGTGGGTTGGCCTGTTTGTGGTGCAGGGTTTGGTGGCGGATGTCTGGCGCTGGATCAATCCGTGGACGGGGGTGCATCAACTGCTTGCCGGAGGCAGTGCGCCGCTGTTGCGCCTGCCGGAACGCTGGGGCGCTTGGCCGGCGGTTGCGGTGTTTTTGATGTTTCAGGGGTTTATCCTCGCCGATGTTGCACCGAACGATCCGGACCGTCTTGCGCTGTTTGCGCTGGGATATTGGGTGTTCACACTGGCGGGGATGATCCTCTGCGGGTCAGAGCGGTGGCTGGCACAGGTGGAATGTTTCACGGTGCTGTTTGCCCTGATTGGCCGGTTGCGTCCAGTTCAGGCAGGCGGGCAGGGGCGCTATGGTTTTGCCGGATGGCGCGCGGTGGCGGAGGCACCGCTGCATCCAAGCCATGCGGTGTTCTGTCTGGTCATCCTCGCCTCGGGCAGCTTTGACGGGCTGCATGAAACCTTTTGGTGGCTTGGCCAGATCGGGATCAACCCGTTGGCGTTTCCGGGGCGGTCTGCCGTGGTGATGCCGACGCTGGTCGGGCTTTATGCCGCCAACGCGGCGCTGATCGCGGTTTTTGCGCTGGCGGTCTGGGTCGGGCTTGTGGCGGTGCGCCGTTGGGGCGGGGGGCAAGCGCCCGGTTTTGGAGTGGCCTTCAACAGCTTTGCCATCGCGATCCTGCCGATCGCGCTTGGCTATCATTTCGCCCATTATTTCGTGACCTTTCTGGTGCAGATCCAATATGTCGCGGCCACCCTTGCGGACCCTTTGGCGCGGGGGTGGAATCTGTTTGGGCTGGGGGCGGTGCGGGTCACGACAGGGTTTCTCAACACGCAAGACACGGTGCGGGTAATCTGGATCACGCAGGCGGCAGCGGTGGTGGCCTCGCATATCCTGTCGGTGTTGTTGACTCATCATCTGGCTGCCGGATTTGTGCAGAAAAACAGGGATTTGATTGCGCTTCAGATCGGACTGAGCCTGCTGATGATTGCCTATACGATCTTTGGTCTGTGGTTGTTGGCCAGCCCCAGAGGCGTATAGTGATTTCAGAAAGTTCTAGACATTTCGTTTGTATACACACAAACTTCAACGATGAAGCACTGACAAAAGTGCCATCACAGCATGGGAGAATTTTATGTCGGACGGGAATTTCAAGTCTTCGAAGTTAAGCCGCAGGTCCACTTTGTTGGGCCTTGGTGCCAGCGCGGGCGCATTGGCCACGGCGGGCGCATTGCCGGGCACATTGGGGTTTGCCCAGGCGCAAAGTTCCGCGCCGATTAAAATTGGGTTTCAGAAACATGCCACGGGCATCGGCGCTGCCTATGGGCGTTGGTATGGCGCAACCACGGATGCGGCGGTCAAGCGGATCAACGACAATGGCGGCATCAATGGCCGTCCGGTAGAGATCGTGGTTGAGGATGATGGCACCGACCCCAAACGCGGCGCAGAGGTGCTTGAGAAATTTGCGACGCAGCATGAATGCGACATCGCCTTTGGCACGCTGTTCAGCCATGTGGTGATCGGATCGGCCCCGCGTGCGGGCGAGTTGAAGCTGCCCTATTTCGTGGTGTCCGAAGGCCATCACGTCGCCAGTGGTATGCTGAACCGCTATACTCTGCAGCCCGGCATCACCGATGTAAAAAGCCAGGTGCAGTCGATGGCACCTTTTGTGGCTGGCAACCTCGGCAAGAAGGTCACGATGATCTTCCCTGACTTTGCCTTTGGCCATGATCACCGCGATTTCTTTTCCGCCGCGATTGAGGCGCAGGGCGGTGAGGTGGTCGCCAAGATCGCGATCCCGCCGACCGAGACATCTTTTACCCGTTATTTCCCGTCGATCCCGCGTGAGACCGAGGTGATCTATCATGTGATGGTTGGCCCTGCGGTTCTGACCTTTGTGAAGGAACTGGGCGAATTTTTCGGCCCAAGCCGGCCCGAGATCTTTGGCTTTATCGACAGCCTTGAGGCGGTCAACATCAACAGCCCCGGATTAGAGTTTCTCGAAGGGACATACTTCTGGGAGGGGATGCCGCGCCACGCGCAGGCCGATCAGACCTCGCATGACAAGGCGTATCGCGCTGCGGTGGGTGTCGATGATCGGGGTGCGTCGCTTTCGGATGGCAAGGACGTGTCGACCTTTGCCCATATGTTCGGCTGTTGGGAAACGCTCAACATCATCAAGGCAGGCATGGAAGCGTCCGATTATCAGGGACCGGCGGACCGGGCCAAGCTGATCGAAGCGGTTGAGGCCATGACAGACATGCCGGAAAGTGATGACCATCCGCAGGGGCCGAAGCAGTTCAACGGCAAGACCCATCAGGTCTTTGGTCAGCAGTACATTTCCAAGGTCACAGATGGCAAACTCGTGCGGGCGCATACCGCGTCGATCGAGGATGGCATGTATGAAGATGAGGTCGATTACACCGCGCAGTCCTTCTAAGCGGTTCAACCCTTTTCAAAACAGGCAAGATACCTATGGAATTTGGTCCTCACCTGATGCTCGCCTCCCTAGAGGGGGCGGTCATCGCGGCGATCCTGTCATTGACGGCGATGGGGTTGAGCATCGTGTTCGGTGTGATGCGTGTGGTCAACGTGGCGCATGGCGAATTTTTCATGCTGGGCGCGGTCTTGGCGTGGTACGTGACATCGGCGCTTGGCGGTCATCCGGCGCTGGGGTTTGTTGCGGCGCTTTTGATTGTGCCGGTTCTTGTGGCAGCGATTGCAGCGACGGCGGACCGGTTAATCCTCAAGCGGATCGATTATGATGCGGACCGGACCATCGTCGGCACCATCGGTATCTTGTATATCATCCAGCAAACCACGCTGATGACATTTGGCCCGGACGCCCGCCCGGTGGAGGCGCCTTTCAACACGCGCCTGTCGCTGCCTTGGTTCGAATTTGGCGAGAATGGTTTTGCGATGTTCTGGCCCTGGGGGCTGAGCACCACCAGCTACAAGCTGTTTGTGATTGCGGCGGCGGTGGTGATCCTGCTGGGTCTGTGGATGGTGATCACCCGCACCAAGATTGGTCTGGTGATGCGCGCCACCCAGCAAGACAGCGAAATGGCGCAGGCCTTTGGCGTTCCGGTGGGCACGGTCTATTCGCTGGTGTTTGGTCTGGGCGCGGGGCTGGCCGCATTGGGCGCGGTTCTGGTCGTGCCGATCCAGCAGGCGCATTACCTGATGGGGCATGATCCGCTGCTTCTTTCGTTTATCGTGGTGATCATTGGCGGGCTAGGCAGCCTGCCGGGCACCATTGTTGCCGCGATCCTGATCGGGATGAGCGATGGCATCATCTCGGTGTTCTTTTCCCCGACCATTGCCAAGATCATTGCAACACTTCTGGTGGCGATGGTGCTGGTGTTCCGCCCGCAAGGCCTGCTGGGGAAGACCGCGCCATGACATCATCGCGTAAATCGACCTTGCTGCACCTTGGAGTGCTGGCCCTTCTGGTGGTGCTGTTCTTTGTCCTGCCGCCCTATCATGCGGGCAACCTGTCGCGGATCATGGTGCTGGCGATCTATGCGATGGGGTATAACCTTTTGTTCGGTTACACCGGTTTGCTGAGCCTTGGGCACGCGATGTTCTTTGCGGCGGGCATGTATGGCTTTGGTCTGACGCTGAACCTTGGCGGATGGCCGGTGCCGCTTGCCTTTGTGGCGGGGGTTATCTGCGCCGGGGCGCTGGCGCTGGTGATCGGGTTGCTGGCGCTGCGCACGGCGGGTGTGGCCTTTATGATTGTGACGCTGATGTTTGCGCAAACCGGTTATCTGGTTGTTCTTTATTTCGGCACCTATACGCGCGGCGACGAAGGTTTTGTGATCCAGCAGGCGCAGCGGATGTTGGGCGGGATCGACCTGACCAGCGAGACCGGGCGTTATGTGACCGCGCTGATCCTGTTTGCCATCTGTTTTCTGGGGCTGGCGCGGCTGGTGCAGACCCCCTTTGGCCGCACGTTGGTGGCGATCCGCGAGAACGAGGAACGCACCCGAATGCTGGGCTATGACGCGGGCAGTCACAAATTGCGGGCGCTGATCCTTTCGGGGGCGGTGTCCGGTGTGGCAGGGGCGGCCTATGCTTTGCTGTTCGGCTATGTCGGGGCGACCTTCGCCACCGTGCAATATTCGATCTTTCCGCTGCTTTGGGTCTTGCTGGGCGGGGCGGGCACAACAATCGGGCCGCTGATTGGGGTCTTTTTCATGTTCTATCTGATCGACACCTCCAGCACCTACACCAACGCCTATATGCTGATCGCGGGTGTGGTACTGGTGCTGCTGACGGTGTTCGCGCCGCAGGGTCTGGCGGGTGAATTGCGCAAGAGGGTTTTCAAATGGCTGCCGTGAGCATTCTGGAAACCCGCGGCCTGACCAAGGCCTATGGCGGGGTGCTGGCCAACTCAGATGTGAATTTCAAACTGGCCAAGGGCAAGGTGACCGCGTTGATCGGGCCCAATGGCGCGGGCAAATCCACCTTTGTCGGCATGGTCAGCGGCCGGACAGAGGCGACCAGCGGTCAGGTGTTTTTTGAAGGCCAGGACATCAGCCATCTGCCCGCGCACAAACGGATGCAGCTGGGGCTGGCCTATACATTCCAGATCACCTCGATCTTTCCGGGGCTGAGCGTGCATGAAAACGTGGCCTTGGCCGCGCGGCGCAAACTGGGCAAAGACCGCAAGGCGTTGGAGGCCAAGGTGCAGGCGGTGCTGACCCGCGTCGGCATTGCGGACCGGGCCGACCAGATCGCCGGTGATCTCAGCTATGGCCACCAGCGCATTCTTGAGATTGCCATGGGGCTGGCGCAAGACCCGCATGTGTTCATTCTGGACGAGCCGACACAGGGTCTGGCGGACACCGAGGTGGATGATTTTATCAAGCTGGTGCGCTCGCTGGCCGGAGAAACCACAATCCTGCTGATTGAGCACAACATGAAGGTGGTCATGGAAACCGCGGATTTCATCACCGTTCTGGATCAAGGCATGGTGCTGGCCGAAGGCACACCCGGAGAGATCCACGCCAATGCCGATGTGCAGGCCGCCTATCTGGGGAGCACGCCGCATGCTTGAGGTCAACAACATCCATGTGGCCTATGGGCAGGTCAAAACCCTTTACGGCGTGTCCCTGTCGGCGCAACCTTCGGAAATCCTGTGTCTGCTGGGGCGCAACGGGGCGGGCAAGACCACGATCATGAAATCCATCATGGGCCTGCTGCCCGTGTCCGAGGGCAGCGTGACGCTTGAGGGCGAAGACCTGACCAATATGCCCGCGCATCTGATCCCGCGCCGGGGCATCGGGTATATCCCGCAGGGCAGGCGGCTGTTCCCAGAATTGACAGTGGCGGAGAACATCGAGATCGGATTGATGACCCGCAAACAGGGGCCGGACACCCGCGATTGGGTTTTGGATCTGTTTCCGCGTCTGCGCGAACGGTTGGGGCAGGCGGCGGGCACGCTGTCGGGCGGAGAACAGCAAATGCTGGCGACTGCCCGTGCGCTATGCCTGCGGCCAAAGGTATTGCTGCTGGATGAGCCGACCGAGGGCTTGCAGCCCTCGATGATTGAACAGATCCGGCAGGTGATCGTGCGGATGAAGGCCGAAGGCTTTGCCATCGTTCTGGTGGAACAGAGGGTCGATGCGGTGCTGTCGATTGCGGACAAGGTGGCCTTTATCGAGAATGGCCGCGATGTGGAAACCACCAGTGCCGCCGATCTGGAGCAGAACCCGGAAAAGCTGACCCGGTATCTGGGGGTCTGAGCTTGGGGGTCAGCCCTTAATCAGCGCGTTTCTTGCGGCGGGTGCCATAGGGTGTTTCGCCGAACCGCGCCCGGAAATGCCGCGAGAACACTGCGTCGGAGTTGAACCCGCTGGCCATCGCCACTTGCATCACGCTCAGATCCGTTTCCATCAGCAAGGCCCGCGCCCGGTCCAGCCGGATATTGCGGTAGGTCGCGGCGGGGGATTCCCCCAGCAGGGTCTTGAACTGCCGTTCGATTTGCCGGCGCGAGACATGGGCACGCTCGGCCAGTTCCTCAAGCGAAAGGGGATGTTCGATGTTCTGGTACATCGACCGCATCACCTCCAGCACTTTGGGATTGCGCGACGAGATCGCCTTGGCAATCGACGATCGCTGTTCACGGGCAGGGGCCAGATCGGCGGTGTTGAGGCACATGTCAGAGACAGCAATGGCAAAGTCCTCGCCATAATCCTGAGCAATCAGCGAGATCATCATTTCGGTCGAAGCCGCGCCGCCGCCGCAGGTCAGCACCCCGCCATCGGTTTCAAAGCGGCGCAGGGTTGGTGTCAGATCTGGAAAGGCTTCGGCAAATCCGGGCTGGTTTTCCCAATGCAGGGTGAATTGCCGGTCCTTCAGCAATCCGGCCCGCGCGAGGGTTGCGGCGCCCGTGCAAATGCCGCCCACCGCACCGCCAAACCGCGCATGACGGCGCAGGGCAGACAGAACCGCATCACTGGCGACCTCTGGCCCGCGATTGCCGGAACAGACAAACAGGTGCAGATCCTCATCAAGATCGGGCAGTGGCGCATGCACGCCCACATCCACGCCGGAGGACGACACAACAGGCTGGCCATCTTCGGACATAACCACCCAGCCATAGAGCGGCTTTTGCGACAGTTGATTGGCAATGCGCAGCGGATCAAGCGCGGCGCTAAAGGCCAGCAGGGTAAATTCGGGCAACAGCAGAAAGCCGAACCAGCGGGTCGGCTGCACATGCCGCACCGGATAGGTGAACGCACCAGCGGGCACCAGATCACGCCGATGCTGGCGCAGAGGGGCGGAAGCGGCCATCACATGCTCTCCTAGATGTCTCGACGTCAGCTACCGCAGATCATCCCAAACGCAAACAATTTTTGCGCCGCTATTCCAAACCCGATGCGCCTTCCTTGCTCTGATCGCGGTCTGCCTGAAGCTCTGCCGCATCTGCGGCAAAGGCGGCGGTTTCAGGAGTGGAGACCCGCGCCAGAGGTGACGCCTGAAACACGCCTTTGTCCTTGTGCGCCACAGCGGCCCGTGTCCGCAAACGCAGCAGGGCAAAAAGGATCAAACAGATATGCGCAGTGGCCGTCACCGCAAACAGGCTGGACGCGCCAAAGCTGGTCATCGCCAGACCCGCCAGCGTTGGCCCCGCAATGGACCCGATGCCATAGACCAACAGCAAGCCGCCACTGACCTGAATAAACGTGCCGGGGGCGGCATGGTCATTGGCGTGGGCCACGATGATCGGATACATCGCATAGACCGTGGCGCCAAACAGCGCGGCAAGCACCCGCACGCTGGCCGGATCGGTAAAACCGCCAAACATGAACAGCAGATCCGCCAGCAGGGCCAGGGCCGCAATCACCACAAGGATGATGCGCCGGTCAAAGCGGTCCGAGGCGAACCCGACAGGGATTTGCGCCGCCGCGCCCGCAAGGATCGGCACAGAGGCAAAAAGCGCAACATCACTCAGGGTCAGGCCAATCCGTGCGGCATAGACGGCTGCCAGCGTGCCAAAGGAGGCATTGGATATGCCCACCATCAGAACCGCAAAAAAGGCGATGGGCGAATTGTGCCAGAGCCCGCGCAGGTTCAACGACACGCTGGTCAATGGTTTGGGGGTCGATGTCGCAAAGATCGCGGTGGGCAAAAGCGCCAGGCAATAGACCATCGCAGCAACCACAAAGAACAGATAACCGCGGGCATCCCCAAGGGTCAGCACCATCTGGCCCGCGGTTGTCGCGGCCAGGTTTACCATGGTGTAGATGCCGAACACCCGCCCGCGCGAGGCCGCATCGGCCCGCTCATTCAGCCAGCTTTCGACGATCATCGCGGCCCCGGCAAAGCAAAAGCCAGAGAGCGCCCGCACCGGTATCCAGACCATCGGCGAGATCAAAATCAAAGACAGCAGGACAGCTATCGCGGCCAGCGCACACATCGCGCCAAAGGCCCGAATGTGCCCAACCCGCGCCACCAGCGCCGGTGTGCGCAAACAGCCCGCCACATATCCAATGGCCCAACCGGTGCCGAGCAAGCCCAGCGAAGCAGCGGAGAAACCTTCCGCCTCTCCGCGGATCGGCAAGATGAGACCGTTCAACCCGCCTGCGAACAGCAGAAAAGCGGATCCCAGCAAAAGCGCCGACAGTGGCAGTAGGCTTCTTACCATGTGGGAATCCACCGGAGGGCTTTTGGAACATATTGCTCGGGCATCAATGCTGGGCCTTTTCTGGCTTTGTCTCTTTTAACATAATCATACTTATCAGGAGTGATGTCCAATGGGGGCGGATTCACAAACGAAGTGCAAATCCTCAAACCCGTCAATTGGCCATATCCGCGATTTCAGGGCCATCCCGGACCATAGACCAAAGCGCCTCTGCGTGTTTGGGTTGGGTGCCGGTGAGCCGTGTCAGCGTAATGTCGAGGGTGAAGCCCGGCAAGGTGTCTGTGAGAAGGGTCAGTTCACCCGCCGCCAGTTCATCACCGATCAACGATTGGGGCACCCAGCCAATCCCGAGACCCCGTTTAACAAATTCAACAACCGCAAGGCCAAGGCCGGTCTCTGCAATGCTCACAAATGCAAACTCCGGGTCGGCCTGAAACTGGATCATCTTGCGCTGGACCTCGCCAAGAAAGACGCTGGTTGGATAGCTGATGATCGGCACGCGTCTGGCCGCAAGGTCATCAACAAGTTCCGGATTTTGCACCAGATTGGCCACGGGCACAAACATCTCTTGCCCGAGCAAGATACGATCGCTGAATTCCGGGTCAAATCCCGACACCTCATCCTTGGCCTCGTAGGTCAGGGCAAACTGTGCTTCCCGTTTGACCAAACTCAGCAGGCAATCGCTTTTGGTGCCGGATTTGACCCGCACGTTCACGGCCTGATCACGGGACACAAAGGCCACAAGTGTTGGTGCCCAGGACGCAGTTAACGTGTGCTGACAAACCAAGGTGATACGGTGATGCAGGGCATCCTGTGGGTCAGATAGTCTGCGGCTGACAGTTTTGAGGGCTGCCACCGCGTCGCGCATTTCCGGCACGCAGTCCAAGGCATGCGGGTGCAGGACAATGGGTTTTCGGCTCCGG contains:
- a CDS encoding ABC transporter substrate-binding protein, whose product is MSDGNFKSSKLSRRSTLLGLGASAGALATAGALPGTLGFAQAQSSAPIKIGFQKHATGIGAAYGRWYGATTDAAVKRINDNGGINGRPVEIVVEDDGTDPKRGAEVLEKFATQHECDIAFGTLFSHVVIGSAPRAGELKLPYFVVSEGHHVASGMLNRYTLQPGITDVKSQVQSMAPFVAGNLGKKVTMIFPDFAFGHDHRDFFSAAIEAQGGEVVAKIAIPPTETSFTRYFPSIPRETEVIYHVMVGPAVLTFVKELGEFFGPSRPEIFGFIDSLEAVNINSPGLEFLEGTYFWEGMPRHAQADQTSHDKAYRAAVGVDDRGASLSDGKDVSTFAHMFGCWETLNIIKAGMEASDYQGPADRAKLIEAVEAMTDMPESDDHPQGPKQFNGKTHQVFGQQYISKVTDGKLVRAHTASIEDGMYEDEVDYTAQSF
- a CDS encoding LysR family transcriptional regulator encodes the protein MRLEWLEDILSVLDSGSFNAAAETRFLTPSAFTRRIRSIETALGCELFDRSRKPIVLHPHALDCVPEMRDAVAALKTVSRRLSDPQDALHHRITLVCQHTLTASWAPTLVAFVSRDQAVNVRVKSGTKSDCLLSLVKREAQFALTYEAKDEVSGFDPEFSDRILLGQEMFVPVANLVQNPELVDDLAARRVPIISYPTSVFLGEVQRKMIQFQADPEFAFVSIAETGLGLAVVEFVKRGLGIGWVPQSLIGDELAAGELTLLTDTLPGFTLDITLTRLTGTQPKHAEALWSMVRDGPEIADMAN
- a CDS encoding MFS transporter; the protein is MVRSLLPLSALLLGSAFLLFAGGLNGLILPIRGEAEGFSAASLGLLGTGWAIGYVAGCLRTPALVARVGHIRAFGAMCALAAIAVLLSLILISPMVWIPVRALSGFCFAGAAMIVESWLNERADAASRGRVFGIYTMVNLAATTAGQMVLTLGDARGYLFFVVAAMVYCLALLPTAIFATSTPKPLTSVSLNLRGLWHNSPIAFFAVLMVGISNASFGTLAAVYAARIGLTLSDVALFASVPILAGAAAQIPVGFASDRFDRRIILVVIAALALLADLLFMFGGFTDPASVRVLAALFGATVYAMYPIIVAHANDHAAPGTFIQVSGGLLLVYGIGSIAGPTLAGLAMTSFGASSLFAVTATAHICLILFALLRLRTRAAVAHKDKGVFQASPLARVSTPETAAFAADAAELQADRDQSKEGASGLE
- a CDS encoding branched-chain amino acid ABC transporter permease, with amino-acid sequence MTSSRKSTLLHLGVLALLVVLFFVLPPYHAGNLSRIMVLAIYAMGYNLLFGYTGLLSLGHAMFFAAGMYGFGLTLNLGGWPVPLAFVAGVICAGALALVIGLLALRTAGVAFMIVTLMFAQTGYLVVLYFGTYTRGDEGFVIQQAQRMLGGIDLTSETGRYVTALILFAICFLGLARLVQTPFGRTLVAIRENEERTRMLGYDAGSHKLRALILSGAVSGVAGAAYALLFGYVGATFATVQYSIFPLLWVLLGGAGTTIGPLIGVFFMFYLIDTSSTYTNAYMLIAGVVLVLLTVFAPQGLAGELRKRVFKWLP
- a CDS encoding ABC transporter ATP-binding protein, with protein sequence MAAVSILETRGLTKAYGGVLANSDVNFKLAKGKVTALIGPNGAGKSTFVGMVSGRTEATSGQVFFEGQDISHLPAHKRMQLGLAYTFQITSIFPGLSVHENVALAARRKLGKDRKALEAKVQAVLTRVGIADRADQIAGDLSYGHQRILEIAMGLAQDPHVFILDEPTQGLADTEVDDFIKLVRSLAGETTILLIEHNMKVVMETADFITVLDQGMVLAEGTPGEIHANADVQAAYLGSTPHA
- a CDS encoding branched-chain amino acid ABC transporter permease, whose amino-acid sequence is MEFGPHLMLASLEGAVIAAILSLTAMGLSIVFGVMRVVNVAHGEFFMLGAVLAWYVTSALGGHPALGFVAALLIVPVLVAAIAATADRLILKRIDYDADRTIVGTIGILYIIQQTTLMTFGPDARPVEAPFNTRLSLPWFEFGENGFAMFWPWGLSTTSYKLFVIAAAVVILLGLWMVITRTKIGLVMRATQQDSEMAQAFGVPVGTVYSLVFGLGAGLAALGAVLVVPIQQAHYLMGHDPLLLSFIVVIIGGLGSLPGTIVAAILIGMSDGIISVFFSPTIAKIIATLLVAMVLVFRPQGLLGKTAP
- a CDS encoding ABC transporter ATP-binding protein — translated: MLEVNNIHVAYGQVKTLYGVSLSAQPSEILCLLGRNGAGKTTIMKSIMGLLPVSEGSVTLEGEDLTNMPAHLIPRRGIGYIPQGRRLFPELTVAENIEIGLMTRKQGPDTRDWVLDLFPRLRERLGQAAGTLSGGEQQMLATARALCLRPKVLLLDEPTEGLQPSMIEQIRQVIVRMKAEGFAIVLVEQRVDAVLSIADKVAFIENGRDVETTSAADLEQNPEKLTRYLGV
- a CDS encoding copper chaperone PCu(A)C, with the translated sequence MIRRIAAIVILGACALALFWGMSASRPSITIENAKAVPVKGRNDMFMVTLDMVNDGAASTFLGASSPQAQMLMVMNPGHDGAALVVPGGGKASLAMDGAHLMLRGGGDDFAQGGFIPLTLSFANGQQVSTRVIHAGSTTMDHSGAGVSTSPAPTLTLIPPAQVDADGFEMRLSIENFAFVRVEDGTPHVPGEGHAHIYLNGLKLGRLYDTRFDIGALSPGSYDLRVALNSHDHRPYLADGVPVAAQFAFTIP
- a CDS encoding GlxA family transcriptional regulator, which translates into the protein MAASAPLRQHRRDLVPAGAFTYPVRHVQPTRWFGFLLLPEFTLLAFSAALDPLRIANQLSQKPLYGWVVMSEDGQPVVSSSGVDVGVHAPLPDLDEDLHLFVCSGNRGPEVASDAVLSALRRHARFGGAVGGICTGAATLARAGLLKDRQFTLHWENQPGFAEAFPDLTPTLRRFETDGGVLTCGGGAASTEMMISLIAQDYGEDFAIAVSDMCLNTADLAPAREQRSSIAKAISSRNPKVLEVMRSMYQNIEHPLSLEELAERAHVSRRQIERQFKTLLGESPAATYRNIRLDRARALLMETDLSVMQVAMASGFNSDAVFSRHFRARFGETPYGTRRKKRAD